A genomic segment from Sorangium aterium encodes:
- a CDS encoding response regulator encodes MAIELPAVRILIVDDDRAICDYMQTLLERDGYQVKTLGDPTTVEEEVRTGGYHLIILDLMMPKLDGIEVLKRIRKVDNDIAVVIFTGFPNLESAVASMKLDAVDYIKKPFNVDEFREVLARVMRKKGLARTPEEQLHRVIGDTIRNLRKDKDLTLKQMARRTGLSVSLLSQIERAESSASISSLYKIAVALESRIQDLFGHY; translated from the coding sequence GTGGCAATTGAGCTTCCCGCTGTACGCATTCTGATCGTCGACGACGACCGCGCGATCTGTGACTACATGCAGACGCTGCTCGAGCGCGACGGGTACCAGGTCAAGACGCTGGGCGACCCCACGACCGTGGAGGAAGAGGTGCGCACCGGCGGCTACCACCTCATCATCCTCGACCTGATGATGCCGAAGCTCGACGGCATCGAGGTGCTCAAGCGGATCCGCAAGGTCGACAACGACATCGCCGTCGTCATCTTCACCGGCTTCCCCAACCTCGAGAGCGCCGTCGCGTCTATGAAGCTCGACGCGGTCGACTACATCAAGAAGCCGTTCAACGTGGACGAGTTCCGCGAGGTGCTCGCCCGCGTCATGCGCAAGAAGGGCCTCGCGCGCACGCCCGAGGAGCAGCTCCACCGCGTCATCGGCGACACGATCAGGAACCTCCGCAAGGACAAGGACCTCACGCTGAAGCAGATGGCGCGCCGCACGGGGCTCAGCGTGTCGCTGCTGTCGCAGATCGAGCGCGCGGAGTCGTCGGCGTCGATCTCGTCGCTCTACAAGATCGCGGTCGCGCTCGAGTCGCGCATCCAGGACCTCTTCGGCCACTACTGA
- a CDS encoding hybrid sensor histidine kinase/response regulator, translating into MPERPDMPIVAALAQARALLYDAATTTEQRRLIGPTVMEIDRAIVSFDPTASASFELTPLAASVPPVDTEIEALRREVERLRVITQHERGLLDALLSESPHGIIVSDSQGKLILQNRASERIWAGSSTAENVEGWGRYRAFHPDGRPFDGGDWSMARCLSRKETVPAEEIHFQRFDGTHGMLLGSCAPLFSPEGEMLGAVSIFADITQFKQLEADLRVSKTKFSTTLKSIGDAVISTDGSGRIDFMNAVAETLTGWTLDEAKDRRLSDVFRVISEQTRDDLDNPVTEVLRHGGIIGLDDTTLLLRKDGSELAIDSNGAPIRSEEGELVGLVLVFRDVTEKRLADKRRYFIGEASRQLALSGLDYETTLANIARLAVPHIADATVVDIVEPDGALSRLAAVHASDTKKALGRDLPARYPKDPDVPRAVQAVLRCGESLLLPEVEGMAWQRAASLKPGNECWSGAHDPAYLALLRELGVRSAMIVPLRARDRTRGAITLLSTESSRRYTVEDLALAEELCNFAALALDNAQLYRESQQVNRAKDEFLATLSHELRTPLTAILGWARMLRQGSLKPDTHVRALEAIERNGTLQAQLVEDLLDASRIITGKLRLDVMLVDLPPIINAAIDAVRHGADAKGIELLVQLDPNAGPISGDQTRLQQVVWNLLSNAIKFTPRGGKVSIQLGRAEGLARIQVSDTGQGIVPEFLPYVFDRFRQADSTSTRPHSGLGLGLAIARHLVELHGGTVKAESAGDGKGATFTVDIPLAPRGAIAALQRAEGLLPLSNEPEPTLQGVRVLMVDDEPDARELVTTVLERKGASITAVATVDEALSAIQREKPDVILSDLGMPGEDGYSLIRRLRAQSPEQGGRIPAAALTAYASAQDRTRALLAGFQSHVPKPIEASELAAVIANLAGRTG; encoded by the coding sequence ATGCCCGAACGCCCGGACATGCCGATCGTCGCGGCGCTCGCGCAGGCGCGGGCATTGCTGTACGACGCGGCCACGACCACCGAGCAGCGGCGGCTCATCGGCCCCACGGTCATGGAGATCGACCGCGCGATCGTGAGCTTCGACCCGACCGCGAGCGCCTCGTTCGAGCTCACGCCGCTCGCGGCGTCGGTGCCGCCGGTCGACACGGAGATCGAGGCGCTGCGCCGCGAGGTCGAGCGGCTGCGCGTGATTACGCAGCACGAGCGCGGGCTCCTCGACGCGCTCCTCAGCGAGAGCCCGCACGGCATCATCGTCTCCGACAGCCAGGGCAAGCTGATCCTCCAGAACCGCGCCTCCGAGCGGATCTGGGCCGGCAGCTCCACCGCCGAGAACGTCGAGGGCTGGGGGCGCTACCGCGCGTTCCACCCCGACGGGCGGCCGTTCGACGGCGGCGACTGGTCGATGGCGCGGTGCCTGTCGCGCAAGGAGACCGTCCCCGCGGAGGAGATCCACTTCCAGCGCTTCGACGGCACCCACGGGATGCTGCTCGGCAGCTGCGCGCCGCTCTTCTCGCCTGAAGGCGAGATGCTCGGCGCTGTGTCCATCTTCGCCGACATCACCCAGTTCAAGCAGCTCGAGGCGGACCTCCGGGTCAGCAAGACCAAGTTCTCGACGACGCTGAAGAGCATCGGCGACGCGGTCATCTCGACCGACGGCTCCGGGCGCATCGACTTCATGAACGCCGTGGCCGAGACGCTGACCGGCTGGACGCTCGACGAGGCGAAGGACCGCCGCCTGTCCGATGTCTTCCGGGTCATCTCCGAGCAGACGCGCGACGACCTCGACAACCCCGTCACCGAGGTGCTGCGCCACGGCGGCATCATCGGGCTCGACGACACCACGCTGCTCCTGCGCAAGGACGGCTCGGAGCTCGCGATCGACTCGAACGGCGCGCCGATCCGGAGCGAGGAGGGCGAGCTCGTCGGGCTCGTGCTGGTCTTCCGCGACGTGACCGAGAAGCGGCTCGCCGACAAGCGGCGCTACTTCATCGGCGAGGCGAGCCGGCAGCTCGCGCTGTCGGGCCTCGACTACGAGACCACGCTGGCCAACATCGCCCGCCTCGCGGTGCCGCACATCGCCGACGCCACGGTGGTGGACATCGTCGAGCCGGACGGCGCGCTGAGCCGGCTCGCGGCCGTGCACGCGAGCGACACGAAGAAAGCGCTGGGGCGGGATCTCCCGGCCCGCTACCCGAAGGATCCCGACGTGCCGCGCGCGGTGCAGGCCGTGCTCCGGTGCGGCGAGTCGCTCCTGCTCCCCGAGGTCGAGGGCATGGCGTGGCAGCGCGCCGCGTCGCTGAAGCCCGGCAACGAGTGCTGGTCCGGCGCGCACGACCCGGCGTACCTCGCGCTGCTCCGGGAGCTCGGCGTCCGCTCGGCGATGATCGTGCCGCTGCGCGCCCGGGACCGGACGCGCGGGGCGATCACGCTGCTCTCGACCGAGTCGAGCCGGCGCTACACCGTCGAGGATCTCGCGCTCGCCGAGGAGCTCTGCAACTTCGCCGCGCTCGCGCTCGACAACGCCCAGCTCTACCGCGAGTCGCAGCAGGTCAACCGCGCCAAGGACGAGTTCCTGGCGACACTCTCGCACGAGCTCAGGACCCCGCTCACCGCGATCCTCGGCTGGGCGCGCATGCTGCGGCAGGGCTCGCTGAAGCCGGATACGCACGTCCGCGCGCTGGAGGCGATCGAGCGCAACGGCACGCTCCAGGCGCAGCTCGTCGAGGACCTCCTCGACGCCTCCCGCATCATCACCGGCAAGCTGCGGCTCGACGTGATGCTCGTCGACCTGCCGCCGATCATCAACGCCGCCATCGACGCGGTCCGCCACGGCGCGGACGCGAAGGGGATCGAGCTACTCGTGCAGCTCGACCCGAACGCGGGGCCGATCTCGGGCGACCAGACGCGGCTGCAGCAGGTGGTGTGGAACCTCCTGTCGAACGCGATCAAGTTCACCCCGCGCGGCGGCAAGGTCTCGATCCAGCTCGGCAGGGCCGAAGGCCTGGCGCGCATCCAGGTGAGCGACACCGGCCAGGGCATCGTGCCGGAGTTCCTGCCGTACGTGTTCGATCGCTTCCGCCAGGCCGACAGCACGAGCACGCGGCCGCACAGCGGGCTCGGGCTCGGCCTGGCGATCGCCCGCCACCTCGTCGAGCTCCACGGCGGCACCGTGAAGGCGGAGAGCGCCGGGGACGGCAAGGGCGCGACGTTCACGGTGGACATCCCGCTCGCGCCCCGGGGCGCCATCGCGGCGCTCCAGAGGGCCGAAGGGCTGCTCCCCCTGTCCAACGAGCCGGAGCCGACGCTCCAGGGCGTCCGGGTGCTGATGGTCGACGACGAGCCGGACGCGCGGGAGCTCGTGACGACGGTGCTGGAGCGCAAGGGGGCGAGCATCACGGCGGTCGCGACGGTCGACGAGGCGCTGTCCGCGATCCAGCGAGAGAAGCCCGACGTGATCCTGAGCGATCTCGGGATGCCCGGGGAGGACGGCTACAGCCTGATCCGGCGCCTGCGCGCGCAGAGCCCAGAGCAGGGAGGGCGCATCCCCGCGGCGGCGCTGACCGCGTACGCGAGCGCCCAGGACCGGACCCGCGCGCTGCTGGCGGGGTTCCAGTCGCATGTGCCCAAGCCGATCGAGGCGTCCGAGCTCGCGGCCGTGATCGCCAACCTGGCGGGACGCACGGGGTAA
- a CDS encoding electron transfer flavoprotein subunit alpha/FixB family protein produces MADVLVVAEAADGKLKKTTHSAVTFARQAAAALGGTYSILVIGDALGDAAAEAATLGAAKVLVAQASSLKDYVAERYVPTVAAAAKGTANADPRTSATYAVVVGTASAYGKDLLPRVAARLSAGFASDISELLPEGGKLKYKRPMYAGNAYGVCTVSTPVQVVSVRQSAFAAAEPTGSTSPIEQVAVVPPSAAAERVEFVSFDQVKSERPELTEAKVVVSGGRALKERFNEVLDPLADVLGAAVGASRAACDAGYAASDLQVGQTGKVVAPSLYIAVGISGAIQHLAGMKGSKVIVAINKDADAPIFQVADYGLVADLFATVPELAKQIQAARS; encoded by the coding sequence ATGGCTGACGTTCTCGTGGTGGCCGAGGCCGCCGATGGAAAGCTGAAGAAGACGACGCACTCCGCTGTCACGTTCGCGAGGCAGGCGGCGGCGGCGCTCGGCGGGACGTACTCGATCCTCGTGATCGGCGACGCCCTCGGCGACGCGGCCGCCGAGGCCGCGACGCTCGGCGCGGCCAAGGTGCTCGTCGCCCAGGCGAGCTCGCTGAAGGACTACGTCGCCGAGCGCTACGTGCCGACCGTCGCTGCGGCCGCCAAGGGGACCGCGAACGCGGATCCCCGCACGTCGGCGACGTACGCCGTCGTCGTGGGCACCGCGAGCGCCTACGGCAAGGACCTGCTCCCGCGCGTCGCGGCGCGGCTCTCGGCAGGGTTCGCGAGCGACATCTCCGAGCTCCTCCCCGAGGGGGGCAAGCTCAAGTACAAGCGCCCCATGTACGCCGGCAACGCGTACGGCGTCTGCACCGTCTCGACCCCCGTCCAGGTCGTGAGCGTCCGCCAGAGCGCGTTCGCCGCCGCCGAGCCCACCGGGTCGACGTCGCCGATCGAGCAGGTCGCGGTCGTCCCGCCGAGCGCGGCGGCCGAGCGCGTCGAGTTCGTCTCCTTCGACCAGGTGAAGAGCGAGCGCCCCGAGCTCACCGAGGCCAAGGTCGTCGTCTCCGGCGGCCGCGCCCTGAAGGAGCGCTTCAACGAGGTCCTCGACCCGCTCGCCGACGTCCTCGGCGCCGCCGTCGGCGCCAGCCGCGCCGCGTGCGACGCCGGCTACGCCGCCAGCGACCTCCAGGTCGGCCAGACGGGCAAGGTCGTCGCCCCCTCGCTCTACATCGCCGTCGGCATCTCGGGCGCCATCCAGCACCTCGCAGGGATGAAGGGCTCGAAGGTCATCGTCGCCATCAACAAGGACGCCGACGCGCCCATCTTCCAGGTCGCCGACTACGGCCTGGTCGCCGATCTCTTCGCGACCGTGCCCGAGCTCGCGAAGCAGATCCAGGCGGCCCGCAGCTGA
- a CDS encoding electron transfer flavoprotein subunit beta/FixA family protein, which yields MKILVPLKRVADPDNANKVKIPASGDKIETTGLEWKPNPFDEYALEAALRLTEDGKAPKTRAGEVVVVTFGPKETEPTLRAALATGADKAIRVDATDDKLDGDLVARALKTLVEREKPDVVVMGKQAVDGDSNQVGQILAELLDWPLATFAATIKEEKGALLVGREVDGGVSTLRVRLPAVVTVDLRIVAPTSVYSQKTAPAFKYNDGVRFAALPAIMAAKKKPLTEVKLADLAADQALKVQYTAFQPPPARKAGIKVKDVSELVSRLKNEAKVI from the coding sequence GTGAAGATCCTCGTTCCGCTCAAGCGCGTCGCCGATCCGGATAACGCGAACAAGGTGAAGATCCCCGCTTCCGGGGACAAAATCGAGACGACCGGGCTCGAGTGGAAGCCCAACCCGTTCGACGAGTACGCGCTCGAAGCGGCGCTGCGCCTGACCGAGGACGGCAAGGCGCCGAAGACGCGGGCGGGCGAGGTCGTCGTCGTCACCTTCGGACCGAAGGAGACCGAGCCGACCCTCCGCGCCGCGCTCGCCACCGGCGCCGACAAGGCCATCCGGGTCGACGCCACCGACGACAAGCTCGACGGCGACCTCGTGGCCCGCGCCCTCAAGACGCTCGTCGAGCGCGAGAAGCCCGACGTCGTGGTCATGGGCAAGCAGGCCGTCGACGGCGACTCCAACCAGGTCGGCCAGATCCTCGCCGAGCTGCTCGACTGGCCGCTCGCCACGTTCGCCGCGACCATCAAGGAAGAGAAGGGCGCGCTCCTCGTCGGCCGCGAGGTCGACGGCGGCGTCTCCACCCTCCGCGTGCGCCTGCCGGCCGTCGTCACCGTCGACCTCCGCATCGTCGCGCCGACGAGCGTCTACTCCCAGAAGACGGCGCCCGCGTTCAAGTACAACGACGGCGTCCGCTTCGCGGCGCTCCCCGCGATCATGGCCGCCAAGAAGAAGCCCCTCACCGAGGTGAAGCTCGCCGACCTCGCCGCGGACCAGGCGCTCAAGGTCCAGTACACAGCGTTCCAGCCGCCCCCCGCGCGCAAGGCGGGCATCAAGGTGAAGGACGTCAGCGAGCTCGTCTCGCGCCTCAAGAACGAGGCGAAGGTCATCTGA
- a CDS encoding sigma-70 family RNA polymerase sigma factor, protein MARHVARTTAQVHGVRTSQRLEDCEQAAYQALLEASPGYDPTRGVPFSVYAWKRVAGAVLRLLTREASFQRAGLDAFLDAAESVRDTSDPFSDDDADARSQLLEPCRALVFARFVAHTGERLKARPEDALTRTRAFEALGIALRGLDEREARLIELRYWQDLSWAKVAAELGVHEKHAMRMDEHLRRRLRGDLQASHVEEPPPSEGT, encoded by the coding sequence ATGGCCCGCCACGTCGCGCGCACGACAGCGCAGGTCCATGGCGTGCGGACGTCCCAGCGCCTCGAGGACTGCGAGCAGGCGGCCTATCAGGCGCTGCTGGAGGCCAGCCCCGGATACGACCCGACCCGCGGCGTCCCGTTCAGCGTCTATGCCTGGAAGCGGGTCGCCGGCGCCGTCCTCCGGCTGCTCACCCGCGAGGCATCGTTCCAGCGCGCCGGGCTCGACGCCTTCCTCGATGCGGCCGAGTCGGTGCGGGACACGAGCGACCCGTTCAGCGACGACGACGCCGACGCGCGGAGCCAGCTCCTGGAGCCGTGCCGCGCGCTCGTCTTCGCGCGCTTCGTCGCGCACACCGGCGAGCGGCTCAAGGCGCGCCCCGAGGACGCGCTCACGCGCACACGCGCGTTCGAGGCGCTCGGGATCGCGCTCCGCGGCCTCGACGAGCGGGAGGCGCGCCTCATCGAGCTCCGGTACTGGCAAGACCTCTCCTGGGCCAAGGTCGCGGCCGAGCTCGGCGTCCACGAGAAGCACGCGATGCGCATGGACGAGCACCTGCGCAGGCGGCTCCGGGGTGATCTGCAGGCGAGCCACGTCGAGGAGCCGCCGCCGAGCGAGGGGACCTGA
- a CDS encoding serine/threonine protein kinase: MARRTSDRSGPSGAVGDALEGTPYRAVRVLGRGGMGEVVEAEHRALRKRVVVKLVRRALAHDPRFADRLQVEARALAAVSSPHVVAVLDLGQTPSGRPYFVMERLRGTTLGEELERRGPLPVAEAIDLVRQVLAGLAAAHRVGLVHRDVKLDNVFLCAPGAAPGDARVAKVLDFGVAKVLDGAVADTEAAPGAEPSPSLPAPAYPTEAGLLVGTPRTASPEQAQCQPVDARADVYAVGLLMYTLVVGHGPFAHVEDALALLRAHVVEPPAPPSRYAAQRIPAALDRAVLKALAKRPEERFESAEAFAAALGRIGAELGVVGGPGAAGAWGGAVRGPEAEAGWGPQSRAWFEARPEGRSGARAGGGVAVEAGGGAGGRAAVRWADAGEHGGVLGDRGAGAARDGGVVMAREALKAGDVFLDYRITEVIDAGGMGEVYRAVEDYSEDVVAIKCMLPRHLKREDFARRFRQECKFYPKLKHPNIVRMRKAGVSPDHVAYIVMDYLEGRTLRKLLNKAYRLDFLSAMHVMLQVADAMTFVHSKGIWHRDLKPENIMVGTKADAKGHVWLLDFGIAKFADGGMNTDDLPDVGTVRYISPEQVKMLYTSSRKAERVERARPDGRTDIYAFGAIFYEVLTGKHLFLDDSEPATAEETLTGHLVAAPEPVHEIVPDCPEFLWPVVARCIAIDREERYPRFDDVARDLRGLLRDTVPAGHVLAQRLARERMEAERQAAFAGVALEDSTPVEDETSAAGRAGEEETEEARQEGEMERGSAEGEKRARRVVHGETAPLEQFVAPASALPFAPSSRVPRGRGVGHTEPLPALKPLESTAKLGGTWAERMAQRAGAAAMPQALAEVRAGSCAGPPPMPQSHGGPVSMPQAYGGPVPMPQSYGGPAPMPQAYAGPPPMPQAYAGPPPMPQAYAGPPPMPQAYAGPPPMPQAYAGPPPMPQAYAGPPPMPPSYGGPASHAEAQGYGGPPPLPVMETQHAVPLREARRAAAQPPQEVELPYVTPQLLTTEASGPGTAPPIAGRPVAPSSVTAPSAGPAESLRKETPMTPVAALLTQPRRAPRAYVLAPVVALALTLGGVGAVLGLRSARDTAPAPVTGEPAATAASAESATAAAAAAPAESVAAAAPPSEASATAPAPEASAAAASTAEAAVNAGAAEKMGAAAEAKAPAPKEQAAAAKEQAVAAKAEPAKAAPVKAAAGTEDDEDFYPMPKRQKPSFLRVIEERKKAAPAKQQGAKPAGPCATAGCRPF; the protein is encoded by the coding sequence GTGGCACGCCGCACGTCGGACAGATCAGGGCCCTCGGGCGCCGTGGGGGATGCGCTGGAAGGGACCCCCTACCGGGCGGTCCGGGTGCTCGGGCGTGGGGGCATGGGGGAGGTCGTCGAGGCGGAGCACCGCGCGCTGCGGAAGCGGGTCGTCGTGAAGCTCGTCCGCCGCGCGCTGGCGCACGATCCGCGCTTCGCGGACCGGCTGCAGGTGGAGGCGCGGGCGCTGGCGGCGGTGTCGTCGCCGCACGTGGTGGCGGTGCTCGATCTGGGACAGACGCCGTCGGGGCGCCCGTACTTCGTGATGGAGCGGCTCCGAGGGACGACGCTCGGGGAGGAGCTCGAGCGGCGCGGTCCGCTGCCGGTGGCCGAGGCGATCGATCTGGTGCGGCAGGTGCTGGCGGGGCTCGCGGCGGCGCACCGGGTGGGGCTTGTCCACCGCGACGTGAAGCTCGACAACGTGTTCCTGTGCGCGCCGGGGGCGGCGCCGGGCGACGCCCGGGTCGCGAAGGTGCTCGACTTCGGCGTCGCAAAGGTGCTCGACGGCGCGGTCGCCGACACCGAGGCGGCGCCGGGGGCGGAGCCGTCGCCGTCCTTGCCCGCGCCGGCGTATCCGACCGAGGCCGGGCTGCTGGTCGGGACGCCGCGGACGGCCTCGCCGGAGCAGGCGCAGTGCCAGCCGGTGGACGCCCGGGCAGATGTGTATGCGGTCGGGCTGCTGATGTATACGCTGGTTGTGGGGCACGGTCCGTTCGCCCATGTCGAGGACGCGCTGGCGCTGCTGCGCGCGCACGTCGTGGAGCCGCCGGCGCCGCCGTCGCGGTACGCGGCGCAGCGGATCCCGGCGGCGCTGGACCGGGCGGTGCTGAAGGCGCTGGCGAAGCGGCCGGAGGAGCGGTTCGAGAGCGCCGAGGCGTTCGCGGCGGCGCTGGGGCGGATCGGGGCGGAGCTGGGGGTGGTGGGAGGGCCGGGCGCGGCCGGGGCGTGGGGAGGTGCGGTGCGGGGGCCGGAGGCGGAGGCAGGGTGGGGGCCGCAGAGCAGGGCGTGGTTCGAGGCGAGGCCGGAGGGGCGCAGCGGGGCGAGAGCCGGCGGGGGCGTGGCGGTGGAGGCGGGGGGTGGCGCCGGTGGACGCGCGGCTGTTCGCTGGGCTGACGCTGGCGAGCACGGTGGTGTTCTCGGCGATCGCGGCGCTGGTGCTGCGCGGGATGGGGGTGTGGTGATGGCGCGGGAGGCGCTGAAGGCCGGGGACGTGTTCCTGGACTACCGGATCACGGAGGTGATCGACGCGGGTGGGATGGGAGAGGTGTACCGGGCGGTGGAGGACTACTCGGAGGACGTCGTGGCGATCAAGTGCATGCTGCCCCGGCACCTGAAGAGAGAGGACTTCGCGAGGCGGTTCCGGCAGGAGTGCAAGTTCTATCCGAAGCTGAAGCACCCGAACATCGTGAGGATGAGGAAGGCGGGTGTGTCGCCGGATCACGTGGCGTACATCGTGATGGATTACCTCGAGGGGAGGACGCTGAGGAAGCTGCTCAACAAGGCGTACCGGCTGGACTTCCTGAGCGCGATGCACGTGATGCTGCAGGTGGCGGACGCGATGACGTTCGTGCACTCGAAGGGGATATGGCACCGTGACCTGAAGCCCGAGAACATCATGGTCGGGACGAAGGCGGACGCGAAAGGGCACGTGTGGCTCTTGGACTTCGGGATAGCGAAGTTCGCGGACGGCGGGATGAACACCGATGATCTGCCGGACGTGGGGACGGTGAGGTACATCTCGCCGGAGCAGGTGAAGATGCTTTACACGTCGTCGAGGAAGGCAGAGCGCGTGGAGCGTGCGAGGCCGGATGGGCGCACGGACATCTACGCGTTCGGTGCGATCTTCTACGAGGTGCTGACGGGGAAGCACCTGTTCCTGGACGACAGCGAGCCAGCGACGGCGGAGGAGACGCTGACGGGGCACCTGGTCGCGGCGCCGGAGCCGGTGCACGAGATCGTGCCGGATTGCCCCGAGTTCCTGTGGCCCGTGGTGGCGCGGTGCATCGCGATCGACCGTGAGGAGCGGTATCCGAGGTTCGACGACGTGGCGCGGGACCTGCGGGGGCTCTTGCGGGACACGGTGCCGGCGGGCCACGTGCTGGCGCAGCGGCTGGCGCGGGAGCGGATGGAGGCGGAGCGGCAGGCGGCGTTCGCGGGGGTGGCGCTGGAGGACAGCACGCCGGTGGAGGACGAGACGAGCGCAGCGGGCCGGGCGGGCGAGGAGGAGACGGAGGAGGCGCGGCAGGAGGGTGAGATGGAGCGAGGGAGCGCGGAGGGCGAGAAGCGGGCGCGGCGGGTGGTGCACGGGGAGACGGCGCCGCTGGAGCAGTTCGTGGCGCCAGCGAGCGCGCTGCCGTTCGCGCCGTCGTCGCGCGTGCCGCGGGGGCGGGGGGTGGGGCATACGGAGCCGCTGCCCGCGCTGAAGCCGCTGGAGTCGACCGCGAAGCTCGGCGGGACGTGGGCGGAGCGGATGGCGCAGCGAGCGGGGGCGGCGGCGATGCCGCAGGCGCTGGCGGAGGTGAGGGCGGGGAGTTGTGCGGGACCGCCGCCGATGCCGCAGTCGCACGGTGGGCCGGTGTCGATGCCGCAGGCGTATGGTGGGCCGGTACCGATGCCGCAGTCGTACGGTGGGCCGGCGCCGATGCCGCAGGCGTATGCGGGACCGCCGCCGATGCCGCAGGCGTATGCGGGACCGCCGCCGATGCCGCAGGCGTATGCGGGACCGCCGCCGATGCCGCAGGCGTATGCGGGACCGCCGCCGATGCCGCAGGCGTATGCGGGACCGCCGCCGATGCCGCAGGCGTATGCGGGACCTCCGCCGATGCCGCCGTCGTACGGCGGGCCGGCGTCGCACGCGGAGGCGCAGGGGTACGGTGGACCGCCGCCGTTGCCGGTGATGGAGACGCAGCACGCCGTGCCATTGAGGGAGGCACGACGAGCAGCAGCGCAGCCGCCGCAGGAGGTGGAGCTTCCGTACGTGACGCCGCAGCTCCTGACGACGGAGGCGTCGGGCCCGGGAACGGCGCCACCGATCGCGGGGCGGCCAGTGGCGCCGAGCTCGGTGACGGCACCGAGCGCGGGGCCGGCGGAGTCGTTGCGGAAAGAGACGCCGATGACGCCGGTGGCGGCGCTGCTGACGCAGCCGCGGCGAGCGCCGAGGGCGTACGTGCTGGCGCCGGTGGTGGCGCTTGCGCTGACGCTGGGAGGCGTGGGGGCGGTGCTGGGGCTGCGCTCGGCGCGCGACACGGCGCCGGCTCCGGTGACAGGAGAGCCGGCGGCAACGGCGGCGTCGGCGGAGAGCGCGACGGCGGCAGCGGCAGCGGCGCCGGCCGAGAGCGTGGCGGCGGCAGCGCCACCGTCCGAGGCGAGCGCGACGGCGCCCGCGCCGGAGGCGAGCGCGGCGGCGGCGAGCACGGCCGAGGCGGCGGTGAATGCCGGAGCAGCGGAGAAGATGGGGGCGGCAGCGGAGGCCAAGGCGCCTGCTCCCAAGGAGCAAGCGGCGGCAGCGAAGGAGCAAGCGGTGGCGGCGAAGGCAGAGCCGGCGAAGGCAGCGCCTGTGAAGGCGGCGGCGGGGACGGAGGACGACGAGGACTTCTACCCGATGCCGAAGCGTCAGAAACCGTCGTTTCTGCGGGTGATCGAGGAGCGGAAGAAGGCGGCGCCTGCGAAGCAACAGGGCGCGAAGCCGGCCGGGCCATGCGCCACGGCGGGGTGCAGGCCGTTCTAG
- a CDS encoding PEGA domain-containing protein: MMMTSRSLAVVLTVATLIADPDVAAAQPAAPPAAPGTAPASAADAAKRAEALVDKAKSLYLEGKYQEAEAALLVAWELNPTFDVAYNLGNTEYKLQKHREAAQYLSFALRNWPLLKAVAKLKPRAEQWLAESRAQVGALKVSVTVAGAEVLVDGKSVGRAPLEGEVFVDAGEHQVEARHLDYEPASQTVGVAKGGTAEVKLAITPVKAAPQALAGVKTEGGASAAGAGAGAPVAQQPPGAPIEPLPPPKRNWVPVIALGAASAVGLGVGIGLTVASSNARSDADAQRAAILSQGPGCVHAPSDVASACSMFDERAGRAETFGTGAVVAYAASGALAAGALVYALWPRSSASSNAVGVLPTAWVAQGERGLGVVGVW; the protein is encoded by the coding sequence ATGATGATGACCAGCCGATCGCTAGCTGTAGTGCTGACCGTTGCGACCTTGATCGCCGACCCCGACGTCGCTGCCGCACAGCCAGCCGCGCCGCCGGCCGCGCCAGGGACGGCGCCTGCCAGCGCCGCCGACGCGGCGAAGCGCGCCGAAGCGCTCGTCGACAAAGCGAAGTCCCTCTATTTGGAGGGCAAGTACCAAGAAGCCGAGGCCGCGCTGCTCGTGGCCTGGGAGCTGAACCCGACGTTCGACGTGGCGTACAACCTCGGGAACACGGAATACAAGCTGCAGAAGCACCGTGAAGCAGCGCAGTACCTTTCGTTCGCGCTGAGGAACTGGCCGCTGCTGAAGGCGGTGGCGAAGCTGAAGCCGAGAGCGGAGCAGTGGCTCGCGGAGTCGCGAGCGCAGGTGGGTGCGCTCAAGGTGTCGGTCACCGTAGCGGGAGCGGAAGTGCTGGTGGACGGCAAGAGCGTGGGCCGGGCGCCGCTGGAAGGGGAGGTGTTTGTCGACGCCGGCGAGCACCAGGTGGAAGCGAGGCATCTGGACTATGAGCCGGCGAGCCAGACGGTGGGTGTGGCGAAGGGAGGGACGGCGGAGGTGAAGCTGGCGATAACCCCGGTGAAGGCCGCACCGCAGGCGTTGGCGGGCGTGAAGACGGAGGGGGGCGCGAGCGCGGCGGGGGCGGGGGCCGGTGCGCCTGTGGCGCAGCAGCCACCCGGGGCGCCGATAGAGCCGCTACCGCCGCCGAAGAGGAACTGGGTGCCGGTGATCGCGCTGGGCGCGGCGAGCGCGGTGGGGCTCGGCGTGGGGATCGGGCTGACGGTGGCGTCCAGTAACGCGCGGAGCGACGCGGATGCGCAGCGCGCTGCGATCCTGTCGCAGGGGCCTGGGTGCGTTCACGCGCCGAGCGATGTTGCGAGTGCGTGCAGCATGTTCGACGAGAGAGCGGGGCGAGCTGAAACGTTCGGTACCGGAGCCGTCGTGGCCTATGCGGCGTCCGGTGCGCTGGCCGCAGGTGCGTTGGTCTATGCGCTGTGGCCTCGCTCATCTGCATCAAGCAACGCGGTGGGTGTGCTGCCGACAGCTTGGGTAGCGCAGGGAGAACGAGGCTTGGGAGTCGTTGGCGTGTGGTGA